Proteins from one Palaemon carinicauda isolate YSFRI2023 chromosome 26, ASM3689809v2, whole genome shotgun sequence genomic window:
- the LOC137620020 gene encoding uncharacterized protein codes for MKEIGFKYDKVANVPESEKTVERIRPKRGQTSPERTVLLPPQKKYSTHVTTLNEYDKCVIRRTEIGFKYAKVDGRKFLIERSDIAAARTTFLQDIQKVKHASQNIVYLDETWVNQNLIVPECWIDTSLPKATGLRQPSGKGNRLIILHAGTRKGFVDNAELVFQANDGDYDKQLFEEWFGNQLLPNISPNSVIVMDNAPYHSVELEGRPTISWKKSDLLDWLIKKGVQPQDNSSKAQLQELAKKIDDPTTYVIDKIAVEAGHRVLRVPPYHCLYNPIELIWTQVKSFIARNTLKKDNLEVLVTEALSLITPQTWMDAVRQAEKIQEKDEQQDIAAENFVESFVTNITECSDEEDDN; via the exons ATGAAGGAGATTGGCTTTAAATATGACAAGGTTGCCAACGTTCCAGAATCCGAGAAAACTGTTGAAAGAATCAGGCCGAAACGAGGACAGACATCACCAGAACGAACTGTCTTATTGCCACCACAGAAGAAATATTCTACACATGTCACGACTCTAAACGAATATGATAAATGTGTCATACGAAGAACA gagaTTGGCTTCAAATATGCCAAGGTTGATGGCCGTAAATTCCTTATTGAAAGAAGTGATATTGCAGCTGCACGAACTACGTTTTTACAAGACATTCAAAAAGTCAAACACGCTTCCCAAAATATCGTATATCTTGATGAAACTTGGGTGAATCAGAATCTCATAGTTCCAGAGTGTTGGATAGACACCAGTTTACCTAAAGCCACCGGATTAAGACAGCCATCGGGGAAGGGAAATCGTTTGATTATCCTACATGCGGGTACGAGAAAGGGCTTTGTAGACAACGCAGAGTTGGTGTTTCAAGCTAATGACGGGGATTACGACAAGCAACTTTTTGAGGAATGGTTCGGGAATCAGTTGCTTCCAAATATTTCCCCTAACTCGGTTATCGTAATGGACAACGCTCCCTATCATTCGGTGGAGCTTGAAGGAAGGCCCACAATATCATGGAAAAAATCGGACCTGCTGGATTGGCTGATAAAGAAGGGAGTGCAGCCCCAAGATAACTCGTCAAAGGCACAGCTGCAAGAGCTTGCCAAGAAAATCGATGACCCCACTACATATGTAATCGATAAGATTGCGGTAGAGGCGGGGCATCGGGTTTTGAGGGTACCACCATATCACTGCCTCTATAACCCTATCGAACTCATTTGGACACAAGTGAAGTCTTTTATAGCCAGGAACACATTAAAAAAGGACAACCTCGAAGTTCTTGTCACAGAGGCTTTGAGTCTCATCACACCACAAACTTGGATGGATGCAGTACGACAAGCTGAAAAAATACAGGAAAAAGATGAACAACAAGACATTGCCGCTGAAAATTTCGTAGAGTCATTTGTAACCAACATCACAGAATGTTCTGATGAAGAAGATGATAATTAA